The genomic window tgaaatttaaaaaataaataaataaatcacagcTTATTACATAATTagtgatttttaatatttgtaaaacagTACTCTTTGccctgaaaaatacatttatatactttttgaaaataataataaagatgtattcatttatttaaagatgtaatatatgttttttttttttttagaatcattgaattgaatttttccttGAAACTGGAAAAATGTATAAGAACTTGGCACATAAACTAGATTTTTCCTTGTTGTTATCATGAACATTTTCCATTGACCCATTTGCTAATATCTACTTTTCATATGATTGATACATATGTAAAATGATGCTTTAATTTCTCCTATTTAATTTGACAGATCGCCATGGCTACATCACAGCGTGGGggtttaaagagaaaatatggTTTCCCAGATGAGGATGCCGTTTACTCTTCCTCATCCCCCTCATCACACTCTGAATGGGACTCTGATGAAGACAGCCCCCAAAGTGATAGTGTGGACTTTGGGCCTTTTGGCTCTTTCTCTTCAAGCCATCACATGCCAAGTGAGTCACGCATAGTAACTGTGCATTTTTCAAATGATGCAAACCAACAGTTGTCACCTCCagtgtgtttaaacacacaTAAGGAGGTGTCTTGTTATCTGACCACAGCATTATTGTGCAGCGCACATGATAAGAAGAGAAACAGACAGTTGTTTATCACAAGATGTTGTGCACAGTCACCCTAATCATTTTAAACCCACAAACCAAGCACACCAATTATCAAGCCATAATCATTTACACCATCCTGACTGGGAAAGAGCATATCTGTAAGTGTTTTCCTTTGCAGGTAATACTATGAGATTATGTTGTCTGTCTGTGTGCCCGGACATGCCTGGATCACTGTGTTTTTCTTTGTTGATGTACAGTGAAAACTGCAAGTAAAGTGCTGCAAATAAAGCTGATTTACTAAGAGCTACTACAGTGCAAACACATCTGACGCACAACCTCATCCCATTATCCTCATTCAGAGAGTGAAACTGGCATTGCAAATAAACACTTAGATCTGAATGGCACATGGAATGTTCTAAACATTGCATTCTTGAAGAAAGTTATTGTTCCTTTTAGAACTGCATATGTAAAATGATCAGATCACTGTTATCATTTCCTTATTGTCTCATTAATATTAAGTTCAGTTTACTTGTTGACAGAGCTGACTCagctgccctctagtggcaacTGCAACAGTCACAGCTagcataaaataattaacacattttgtttctttactttcagtttcatcCATCCTGAAGAAGACAAAAGATACTCAATCCAAAGGCAGTATTCGGTTTGGCCTGGTTACAGTGTTCCTCTTCCAGCGCTGTCAAGGGTTCAGCAGTGTGCCCAGCCATGGTGGCTGCACACTAGGCATGGTTAGACGGCACGCTGCCCTTCAGCAGTTCACCCTGGCGGAGCACGCGGAAGAGCAGGAGCGTTTGCGAATGGAGAGACTCCGCAAGCGGCTCCAAGAGGAGAGGCTGGAGGCCTTGAGACAGAAGGTGAGATGGTTATTTTCAAATATCCAAAAacaatatgttttattaacaatgtTCAGGAGGAGCATGTTCAGATTATATACCAATCAACATGAGAGGAggcatgtgtatatatatatatatatatatatatatatatatatatatatatatatatatatatatatatatatatacacacactgccagtcaaaagtttggaaacattactattaaaatatactatattactatattactatttctgtgatgcaaagctgaattttcagcatcattactccagttttcagtgtcacatgatccttcagcaatcattataatatgctgatttgatactcagttattatcaatgttgaaaacagttgtgttgcttaatatttttttggaacctgtgatacttttttcaggattcattgatgaataaaatgttaaaaagaacagcatttattcaaaatataaatcttttctaacaatataaatctttactatcactttttatcaatttaacacatccgtgctgaataaaagtattaatttctttcaaaaaaagaaagaaaaaaaattactgaccccaaacttttgaacggtagtgtatattgttacaaaagatttatattttaaataaatgctgatattttttaagtttttattcatcaaagaatcctgaaaaagtatcacaggttataaaataatattaagcagcacaactgtttccaacattgataataaatcagcatattacaatgatttctgaaggatcatgtgacactgaagactggagtaatgatgctgacaattcagctttgcatcacagaaataaattatgttttaaagtacattcaaatagaaaaccgtaattttaaattgtaatatttcacaatattattgttttttctgtatttattatgaaaagtagtaatgtttccaaacgtttgactggtagtgtgtatatgtgtatacatacacactaccagtatatatatatatatatatatatatatatatatatagtcgaCTTACCTCtttcccagcatccctccaccaccccaacTCTTCACTCTCAATTGTTCCTATCCCAGTCAGGGATgtggggggagtactctgggtttgggccaaaATTTTGAGCTGGGAGCCAAATATGCATGCTCGTCTTTACTCTATCCAATTATATTTAAGGGTGAATTCATGAActcatgaactttttttttttttttatatatatagctgATCAGCAGTGGGACTCTCTCAGTGACAGAAGCAGCCAGCTTGACAGTGAACGATGTCCCAGATGAAGATGACGATCTCAGTAGCGCAAAGCTCAAGGATATGGGATTCCTCCGTCCTTATTCTTCCAAACGCAGACGTGCGTTATTGAGGGCAGCAGGAGTTGTGCGAATCGACCGGGAGGAGAAGAGGCAGCTGCAGGAACTACGGCGATGGAGGGAAGACTGTGGATGCCACTGCCAGGGCTTCTGCGAGCCGGAGACCTGCGCCTGCAGCCAGGCTGGTATCAAGTGCCaagtaattataaattaattaattattgttttatatttttcgtTAATGATGGTgcctaattatttttttttggacattttgTAGCTCAAAGGATTTTTCATTGCTCAgaagatttaatggagttctctactatatttaatttagatATCAACTTTGTCTCAGATGAAAATTAGACCTAAATGAGACAATTTTTGCCGTACAGTAAGACAAGTCGAGAGCTATGAATGTGGATAGCATAGCTCAGATAATTTGGTCTTAGtagtacactactgttcaaaagtaagattaagtaagatttttttaatatttttgacagaagtctcttatgctcaccaaggctgcatttatttgatcaaaaatacaacgaaacagtaatactgtgaaatattattacaatctaaatgaacagttttctatttgaatatattgtaaaatgtaatttattcctgtgaaggcaaagctgaattttcagcatcattattccagtcttcagtgtcacatgatccttcagaaatcattctaatatgatgatttgctgctcaagaaacatttcttattattatcaatgttgaacacagtttaatacttttgtggaaaccatgatactttttttcaagattctttgattaatagaaaattcaaaagatcagcttttatataaacattaaaaacatctttactatcacttttgatcattataatgctgaataaaagtgttcatttctttaaaaaaattaagaaatatttaaattcataaTGAAATCTTTTGGAGACACTTGTGAGATTCCTGGGGTCTTTTTTCAGgagaaaaatctgaaaaaaaatctCCATTTGATCTCCAACTAGTCTCATTGAGATACTGAATAGATCTCATCCATGATGGTTCTTTCCTACAGACACCAGAGCAGTTGTGCTGCCGTATCGTTTGTTTTTTGATAAATGTAATCTGTTAACAGATGGATCGCTCCAATTTTCCTTGTGGATGTTCAAAGGAATGCTGTGGGAATCCTGCAGGCCGAGTTGAGTTTAACTCTAGTCGTGTACGGAGCCACTATATCCACACACACATGAAGCTGGAGCTGGAAAAGAGGCTGCTCAATGACAACAGAGTGATCACCACTGAGCAACAATCAATAGCGAGGAACAGAGTCATCACATTTCCAGTAGAAAAAGACTCTTCCTCGTTTCACCTGAGCAGGCAGGGAGACAGCAGCTGGAGCAGTGACATGACTGACAACTCCTGCTCTTCTTCTCTGAGTCTGGACTCTGAGACAGACGGAAGGCCTTCCTCTGAGCGACTTACGCTAAATGTGGATGACACAGGACTCGCTCGCATTCTCAGTTTTTCTGATTCTGATGGAGAAGGATGTCCATATTTGTCCACAGAAGCTGCTGGTGCCACATCCACAAAGGAAAGCAGCACTAGTACATCTCAGTTGGAGTATCTGGATGAAAATGCTAACCAGGCCACCATGGAATGTGTAAACGACACCTTTGACATCCCCAATACACCTTCTGCATCTCCGGATCACACCGTAAACTGTTACATGGACCTCAGTCTGTCCTCAGACTCTGACCTGGTCTTTTTTGACACTTTTCATGAGTATGGTTCAAGCCACAATCAGTTTAAAGTGTACAGTCATATGGACTACGTCTCACACCTCCAGTTCCCCCGTTGTCCCAGTCCTGCTCAAATTGAGGACTCGGGAGTCAATCTTCTGGAGTCTCTCGTAGGAATTTCTTAATAGGGATCAGAGCAGAACAGTATTTTTACTGATGTTTTAAAGATGAACAAGCCTTGTTCATTTACATTTGTACAGTATGATTTAATCTCATATACTATGAGATAAACTGTAAATAACTTCTGAATTTAAGGATATTccttataaatatattttatgattttaatataGTCTGTAACCGTTCATGACTACAGTGTCAATACAGTTAAACCACTCAGCCTAAATCTGTGTAGCATCATGAGTTACTTTGTTGCCAAAAAACTTTGAGAGTTTGTACATTAATTTCAGGTCAGATTTTATATTTATGCTTCATAAACTAATGGCTTAATTACCATTTTATAAGGTCTCAAATAAACCCCATTGCAGTAAAGAAGGTtttactgttaaatgtttaCCTATAAAAGtctattcatatttat from Megalobrama amblycephala isolate DHTTF-2021 linkage group LG17, ASM1881202v1, whole genome shotgun sequence includes these protein-coding regions:
- the csrnp1a gene encoding cysteine/serine-rich nuclear protein 1, coding for MVVSSTHDTQIHSYWIAMATSQRGGLKRKYGFPDEDAVYSSSSPSSHSEWDSDEDSPQSDSVDFGPFGSFSSSHHMPISSILKKTKDTQSKGSIRFGLVTVFLFQRCQGFSSVPSHGGCTLGMVRRHAALQQFTLAEHAEEQERLRMERLRKRLQEERLEALRQKLISSGTLSVTEAASLTVNDVPDEDDDLSSAKLKDMGFLRPYSSKRRRALLRAAGVVRIDREEKRQLQELRRWREDCGCHCQGFCEPETCACSQAGIKCQMDRSNFPCGCSKECCGNPAGRVEFNSSRVRSHYIHTHMKLELEKRLLNDNRVITTEQQSIARNRVITFPVEKDSSSFHLSRQGDSSWSSDMTDNSCSSSLSLDSETDGRPSSERLTLNVDDTGLARILSFSDSDGEGCPYLSTEAAGATSTKESSTSTSQLEYLDENANQATMECVNDTFDIPNTPSASPDHTVNCYMDLSLSSDSDLVFFDTFHEYGSSHNQFKVYSHMDYVSHLQFPRCPSPAQIEDSGVNLLESLVGIS